From Calditrichota bacterium, one genomic window encodes:
- a CDS encoding amino acid adenylation domain-containing protein, translating to MYIYNLNQRFKQIVEKFPDRVALSFPEGDKVKYGELNLLSDRIMVFLQAMAITKGSVVAIYGEKNVFTFAAILACLKSGITYTVFDPQSPMDRLQRIFSTCKPSAVFCSKETLEVFKKHFGDETHVFENNFNQIHEDISSIKKADFPASTPAYIMYTSGSTGLPKGALITHGNILNFINWGRDEYGITEDDILTNVNPLYFDNSVFDLYSAIFNGATLVPFSQDQVQTGPRFLELIDETGCTQWFSVPTMLIFLQTMRAFKQDSFKSIKRIIFGGEGYPKARLKALYTLFGHRIDFYNVYGPTECTCICSNYKLSSQDFENLEGFPPIGAIIGNFSWQIVDEDLSPVENDSQGELCLLGPNVGAGYYKDPENTSKNFITNPQNEAFSEPMYLTGDIVHYNSSDGKIYIHGRKDNQIKHMGYRIELEEIETAICRLDYIDQASVVHGFKMGISRLVGVVCTNKEINETRMRNDLKSFLPDYMIPNEFHSVSALPTNANGKIDRQKISELYIKGYRNVS from the coding sequence ATGTATATCTATAATTTAAACCAGCGCTTTAAACAAATAGTCGAGAAGTTCCCTGACAGGGTCGCTCTCTCTTTTCCTGAAGGTGATAAGGTTAAGTATGGAGAACTTAATCTATTATCAGACAGAATTATGGTGTTTTTACAAGCGATGGCAATTACAAAAGGTTCTGTCGTTGCGATTTATGGTGAAAAAAATGTTTTCACTTTCGCAGCTATTTTAGCCTGTTTGAAATCAGGAATCACCTACACTGTTTTTGATCCTCAAAGTCCAATGGACCGGTTGCAACGAATTTTCTCAACCTGCAAACCATCAGCAGTGTTTTGTTCTAAGGAGACGTTGGAAGTATTTAAAAAACATTTTGGAGATGAAACACACGTATTTGAAAACAACTTTAATCAAATACATGAGGATATTTCATCCATAAAAAAGGCAGATTTTCCAGCTTCTACTCCGGCGTATATAATGTATACATCAGGTTCTACCGGTTTACCGAAAGGTGCATTAATAACCCACGGTAATATTCTCAATTTTATTAATTGGGGAAGGGATGAGTATGGAATCACAGAAGATGATATTTTGACAAACGTAAACCCACTCTATTTTGATAATTCTGTTTTTGACCTGTACAGTGCCATTTTTAATGGAGCAACTCTTGTTCCTTTTTCACAGGATCAGGTTCAAACGGGGCCACGGTTTTTAGAATTAATTGATGAAACTGGCTGTACGCAATGGTTCTCTGTGCCAACCATGTTAATTTTTCTTCAGACTATGCGGGCCTTTAAACAAGATAGTTTTAAATCTATCAAGCGCATAATTTTTGGCGGTGAAGGCTATCCAAAGGCACGCTTAAAAGCATTGTATACTCTTTTTGGACACAGGATTGATTTTTACAATGTCTATGGTCCAACGGAATGTACGTGCATTTGCTCTAATTATAAACTCAGTTCTCAAGACTTTGAAAACCTGGAAGGGTTTCCCCCAATAGGAGCGATAATCGGCAACTTTTCCTGGCAAATTGTTGATGAAGATTTGTCTCCGGTTGAAAATGATTCTCAAGGAGAATTATGCCTCTTAGGGCCAAATGTTGGTGCTGGTTATTACAAAGATCCTGAGAATACATCTAAAAATTTTATTACCAATCCCCAGAATGAAGCATTTTCTGAACCTATGTATCTAACAGGCGACATTGTCCATTATAATAGTTCTGATGGCAAAATTTATATTCATGGCCGCAAAGACAATCAAATAAAACATATGGGTTACCGCATAGAGCTTGAAGAGATAGAAACAGCCATTTGCAGGCTGGATTATATTGATCAGGCTTCAGTTGTCCATGGCTTTAAAATGGGGATTAGCAGGTTGGTTGGAGTGGTTTGCACAAATAAGGAAATAAATGAAACCCGTATGAGAAATGATTTAAAATCATTCTTGCCGGATTATATGATCCCGAATGAGTTCCATTCTGTTTCAGCTTTGCCAACCAATGCAAATGGGAAAATTGACCGCCAAAAAATTTCTGAATTGTACATAAAAGGATACAGGAATGTCTCATGA